A window from Bos mutus isolate GX-2022 chromosome 1, NWIPB_WYAK_1.1, whole genome shotgun sequence encodes these proteins:
- the OLIG1 gene encoding oligodendrocyte transcription factor 1, whose translation MYYAVSQARVNAAPASMLRPPRPGDVPIGASLYELVGYRQPPSSSSSSSPTGAALLPKAAREKPEAPADTPGTGPGTGAHAGGGPRADAKEEQQQQLRRKINSRERKRMHDLNLAMDALREVILPYSAAHCQGAPGRKLSKIATLLLARNYILLLGSSLQELRRALGEGAGPAAPRLLLAGLPLLAAAPGSVLLAPGAVGPPDALRPAKYLSLALEEPPCGQFALPGGGPGGGAGGPGLCTCAVCKFPHLVPAGLGLASVPAQFSK comes from the coding sequence ATGTATTATGCGGTTTCCCAGGCGCGCGTGAACGCGGCCCCCGCGAGCATGCTGCGGCCGCCGAGGCCGGGAGACGTGCCGATCGGGGCCTCCCTCTACGAGCTGGTGGGCTACCGGCAGCCGCCCTCCTcgtcctcttcttcctccccgaCGGGGGCCGCGCTCCTCCCCAAGGCTGCGCGCGAGAAGCCGGAGGCGCCCGCCGACACGCCGGGCACGGGACCCGGGACTGGGGCGCACGCGGGCGGCGGGCCCCGGGCCGATGCCAAAGaggagcagcaacagcagctgcgGCGCAAGATCAACAGCAGAGAGAGGAAGCGGATGCACGACCTGAACCTGGCCATGGACGCGCTGCGCGAGGTCATCCTGCCCTACTCGGCGGCGCACTGCCAGGGCGCTCCAGGCCGCAAGCTCTCCAAGATCGCCACGCTGCTGCTAGCCCGCAACTACATCCTGCTGCTGGGCAGCTCGCTGCAGGAGCTGCGCCGCGCGCTCGGCGAGGGCGCGGGGCCCGCCGCGCCGCGCCTGCTGCTGGCCGGCCTGCCGCTGCTCGCCGCCGCGCCCGGCTCGGTGCTGCTGGCGCCCGGTGCCGTGGGGCCGCCCGATGCGCTGCGCCCGGCCAAGTACCTGTCGCTGGCGCTCGAGGAGCCGCCGTGCGGCCAGTTCGCGCTCCCCGGCGGCGGTccgggcggcggcgcgggcggccCTGGCCTCTGCACCTGCGCCGTCTGCAAGTTCCCGCACCTGGTCCCGGCCGGCCTTGGCCTGGCCTCTGTGCCGGCGCAGTTCTCCAAGTGA